One genomic region from Campylobacter sp. RM5004 encodes:
- the exbD gene encoding TonB system transport protein ExbD: protein MRVNKEGLNLVPFIDIMLVLLCIVLSVSTFIAEEKIAINLPKSENSVSVEDKQKTFISINENGEFFYNDKALNYEELKSSLNNISKDEIIILRSDENASYKYFVMVIDLLKELRHENFAIATQK from the coding sequence ATGAGAGTAAATAAAGAAGGCTTAAATCTAGTTCCATTCATTGATATTATGCTGGTTTTACTATGTATTGTGCTAAGTGTTAGCACTTTTATAGCAGAAGAAAAAATCGCTATAAACTTACCAAAATCAGAAAATAGTGTAAGTGTAGAAGATAAGCAAAAGACTTTTATTAGTATTAATGAAAATGGTGAGTTTTTTTACAATGACAAAGCTTTAAACTACGAAGAACTAAAGTCTAGCTTAAATAATATAAGTAAAGATGAAATAATTATTTTACGCTCAGACGAAAACGCTAGTTATAAGTATTTTGTAATGGTAATAGATTTGTTAAAAGAATTAAGACATGAAAATTTCGCTATTGCAACACAAAAATAA